Proteins co-encoded in one Conger conger chromosome 4, fConCon1.1, whole genome shotgun sequence genomic window:
- the si:dkey-51e6.1 gene encoding si:dkey-51e6.1 translates to MAADVLCKVSDVEIDPDGVFKYILVRVKVKDRTEYKDIVRGTKNAQYHNHIFEKVSPEMENLGLDCTCSGGGKIEHNSKEKTIRVFGESTGYGKAEHSVTAEKLKSTFQDYNITWSDDKK, encoded by the exons ATGGCCGCAGACGTACTGTGCAAAGTTTCTGATGTTGAAATCGACCCTGACGGAgtgttcaaatacattttggtgAGGGTGAAGGTGAAAGATCGAACAGAGTACAAAGACATAGTGAGAGGCACAAAGAATGCTCAGTATCACA ATCACATATTTGAGAAGGTCAGTCCTGAGATGGAGAACTTGGGACTAGACTGCACCTGTTCGGGAGGTGGCAAGATTGAGCACAACAGTAAGGAGAAGACGATTCGAGTGTTTGGTGAATCTACA GGCTATGGCAAAGCAGAGCATTCAGTGACTGCTGAAAAGTTGAAGTCCACCTTCCAAGACTACAATATCACCTGGTCTGATGACAAAAAGTAG
- the sele gene encoding E-selectin isoform X1: MEYTYGKQKSSVRMLNCLALITFLHFFSWKRVDGWSYHYSDTTMIWENARKWCKEHYTDMVAIQNQGEISHLNEYLPRQRYYYWIGIRKINNVWTWVGTQKTLTEEAKNWAVGEPNNGKNNEDCVEIYIKRDKDAGKWNDESCKKKKTALCYTASCQKDSCGHGECVETINSHECKCQEGFFGEKCEHVVTCEVIDNSRLGSCSHRFGNFSYDSACQFTCEDGYQLSDSRPLRCTASGKWSAEPPLCEAIQCNELVSPTNGYMDCAHPLGNFSYTSTCTFSCDKGHRLIASNKLTCGSAGQWNDNQPHCEAVRCPLLQAPQEGNMSCSADPSTELSYGSICSFSCAAGFQLHGAPSLTCTESAQWSQEAPRCEAIECQSPEMGAHMAMECTHSLDSLRLDSRCTFSCDEGFILQGAESVQCSGTGEWSADIPTCTAKKCPSLEEPVDGGMICASDEFSFGSICNFSCAAGFQLHGAPSLTCTESAQWSQEAPRCEAIECQSPEMGAHMAMKCTESLDSLRLDSRCTFSCDEGFILQGAESVQCSGTGEWSADIPTCTAKKCPSLEEPVDGGMICASDEFSFGSICNFSCAAGFQLHGAPSLTCTESAQWSQEAPRCEAIECQSPEMGAHMAMECTESLDSLRLDSRCTFSCDEGFILQGAESVQCSGTGEWSADIPTCTAVICPSIEKPIGGNMVCSYIAKEFSYAYSYGSNCNFTCHEGFDLQGSETLTCNIYGNWTGEIPTCQARPEPFLSTTSLVVAAAGAMGSIALSILLWLVKRFQQRGKAKHFELNSSIDEDIPPQVYKNSIDSLI; this comes from the exons atg GAATATACCTATGGAAAACAGAAGAGCAGTGTCAGGATGTTGAATTGCTTGGCCCTCATCACCTTTCTTCATTTTT TCTCATGGAAAAGAGTAGATGGTTGGTCATATCATTACTCTGACACAACTATGATCTGGGAAAACGCAAGAAAGTGGTGCAAGGAGCACTACACAGACATGGTGGCCATTCAGAATCAGGGAGAAATTTCGCATCTCAATGAATATTTGCCAAGGCAAAGGTATTACTACTGGATTGGGATCCGTAAAATCAACAATGTGTGGACCTGGGTTGGAACTCAAAAAACACTAACGGAAGAAGCTAAAAATTGGGCTGTCGGAGAACCAAACAATGGGAAGAACAATGAGGACTGTGTGGAAATTTACATAAAGCGGGATAAAGATGCCGGGAAATGGAATGATGAATCctgcaagaaaaagaaaacggcTTTGTGCTACACAG CATCTTGTCAGAAGGACTCCTGTGGTCATGGAGAATGTGTTGAAACCATCAACAGTCATGAATGTAAATGCCAAGAAGGCTTCTTTGGAGAAAAATGTGAACATG ttgTTACCTGTGAGGTGATAGACAACTCCAGACTAGGGTCCTGTTCTCACCGTTTTGGGAATTTCtcctacgactctgcctgccagTTCACCTGTGAAGATGGATATCAGCTGAGTGACTCACGACCATTAAGGTGTACAGCATCTGGGAAATGGTCTGCAGAGCCACCTCTTTGTGAAG CTATTCAGTGCAATGAGCTGGTCTCCCCCACAAATGGTTATATGGACTGCGCACATCCACTTGGCAACTTCAGCTATACCTCTACTTGTACATTCTCATGTGATAAAGGGCACAGATTAATAGCTTCCAACAAACTAACATGTGGATCTGCCGGACAGTGGAATGACAATCAGCCGCACTGCGAAG CTGTGCGCTGCCCCTTACTGCAGGCTCCCCAGGAGGGCAACATGAGCTGCAGTGCAGACCCCTCTACAGAGCTGAGCTATGGCTCCATCTGCAGCTTCAGCTGTGCAGCTGGCTTCCAGCTGCATGGAGCCCCCAGCCTCACCTGCACAGAGTCTGCGCAGTGGAGCCAGGAGGCGCCACGTTGTGAAG ctATCGAGTGTCAGAGTCCAGAGATGGGCGCTCACATGGCGATGGAATGCACGCACTCTTTGGACAGTCTGAGGCTGGACTCCAGATGCACCTTCAGCTGCGATGAGGGTTTTATTCTCCAGGGAGCAGAGAGTGTGCAGTGCTCTGGAACAGGAGAGTGGAGCGCTGATATACCCACTTGTACAG CTAAGAAATGCCCATCGCTGGAGGAGCCCGTTGACGGCGGTATGATCTGCGCTTCTGATGAGTTCAGCTTCGGCTCCATCTGCAACTTCAGCTGCGCAGCCGGCTTCCAGCTGCACGGAGCCCCCAGCCTCACCTGCACAGAGTCTGCGCAGTGGAGCCAGGAGGCGCCACGTTGTGAAG ctATCGAGTGTCAGAGTCCAGAGATGGGCGCTCACATGGCGATGAAATGCACCGAATCTTTGGACAGTCTGAGGCTGGACTCCAGATGCACCTTCAGCTGCGATGAGGGTTTTATTCTCCAGGGAGCAGAGAGTGTGCAGTGCTCTGGAACAGGAGAGTGGAGCGCTGATATACCCACTTGTACAG CTAAGAAATGCCCATCGCTGGAGGAGCCCGTTGACGGCGGTATGATCTGCGCTTCTGATGAGTTCAGCTTCGGCTCCATCTGCAACTTCAGCTGCGCAGCCGGCTTCCAGCTGCACGGAGCCCCCAGCCTCACCTGCACAGAGTCTGCGCAGTGGAGCCAGGAGGCGCCACGTTGTGAAG ctATCGAGTGTCAGAGTCCAGAGATGGGCGCTCACATGGCGATGGAATGCACCGAATCTTTGGACAGTCTGAGGCTGGACTCCAGATGCACCTTCAGCTGCGATGAGGGTTTTATTCTCCAGGGAGCAGAGAGTGTGCAGTGCTCTGGGACAGGAGAGTGGAGCGCTGATATACCCACCTGTACAG CAGTGATATGCCCCTCAATAGAGAAGCCCATTGGTGGAAACATGGTCTGTTCCTACATCGCCAAAGAGTTCAGTTATGCCTACAGCTATGGCTCCAACTGTAACTTCACCTGCCATGAGGGCTTTGACCTCCAAGGATCTGAAACCCTGACCTGTAACATATATGGAAACTGGACTGGAGAAATACCCACATGTCAAG CCAGACCCGAGCCGTTTTTGAGCACCACGTCATTGGTTGTGGCAGCAGCGGGCGCTATGGGGTCCATTGCCCTGTCCATTCTCTTGTGGCTTGTGAAGCGATTTCAGCAGAGAGGTAAAG caaaacattttgaacTGAATAG CTCTATAGACGAAGACATTCCTCCTCAAGTGTACAAGAACAGCATTGACAGCCTTATTTAA
- the sele gene encoding E-selectin isoform X3: MEYTYGKQKSSVRMLNCLALITFLHFFSWKRVDGWSYHYSDTTMIWENARKWCKEHYTDMVAIQNQGEISHLNEYLPRQRYYYWIGIRKINNVWTWVGTQKTLTEEAKNWAVGEPNNGKNNEDCVEIYIKRDKDAGKWNDESCKKKKTALCYTASCQKDSCGHGECVETINSHECKCQEGFFGEKCEHVVTCEVIDNSRLGSCSHRFGNFSYDSACQFTCEDGYQLSDSRPLRCTASGKWSAEPPLCEAIQCNELVSPTNGYMDCAHPLGNFSYTSTCTFSCDKGHRLIASNKLTCGSAGQWNDNQPHCEAVRCPLLQAPQEGNMSCSADPSTELSYGSICSFSCAAGFQLHGAPSLTCTESAQWSQEAPRCEAIECQSPEMGAHMAMECTHSLDSLRLDSRCTFSCDEGFILQGAESVQCSGTGEWSADIPTCTAKKCPSLEEPVDGGMICASDEFSFGSICNFSCAAGFQLHGAPSLTCTESAQWSQEAPRCEAIECQSPEMGAHMAMKCTESLDSLRLDSRCTFSCDEGFILQGAESVQCSGTGEWSADIPTCTAKKCPSLEEPVDGGMICASDEFSFGSICNFSCAAGFQLHGAPSLTCTESAQWSQEAPRCEAIECQSPEMGAHMAMECTESLDSLRLDSRCTFSCDEGFILQGAESVQCSGTGEWSADIPTCTAVICPSIEKPIGGNMVCSYIAKEFSYAYSYGSNCNFTCHEGFDLQGSETLTCNIYGNWTGEIPTCQARPEPFLSTTSLVVAAAGAMGSIALSILLWLVKRFQQRAKHFELNSSIDEDIPPQVYKNSIDSLI; encoded by the exons atg GAATATACCTATGGAAAACAGAAGAGCAGTGTCAGGATGTTGAATTGCTTGGCCCTCATCACCTTTCTTCATTTTT TCTCATGGAAAAGAGTAGATGGTTGGTCATATCATTACTCTGACACAACTATGATCTGGGAAAACGCAAGAAAGTGGTGCAAGGAGCACTACACAGACATGGTGGCCATTCAGAATCAGGGAGAAATTTCGCATCTCAATGAATATTTGCCAAGGCAAAGGTATTACTACTGGATTGGGATCCGTAAAATCAACAATGTGTGGACCTGGGTTGGAACTCAAAAAACACTAACGGAAGAAGCTAAAAATTGGGCTGTCGGAGAACCAAACAATGGGAAGAACAATGAGGACTGTGTGGAAATTTACATAAAGCGGGATAAAGATGCCGGGAAATGGAATGATGAATCctgcaagaaaaagaaaacggcTTTGTGCTACACAG CATCTTGTCAGAAGGACTCCTGTGGTCATGGAGAATGTGTTGAAACCATCAACAGTCATGAATGTAAATGCCAAGAAGGCTTCTTTGGAGAAAAATGTGAACATG ttgTTACCTGTGAGGTGATAGACAACTCCAGACTAGGGTCCTGTTCTCACCGTTTTGGGAATTTCtcctacgactctgcctgccagTTCACCTGTGAAGATGGATATCAGCTGAGTGACTCACGACCATTAAGGTGTACAGCATCTGGGAAATGGTCTGCAGAGCCACCTCTTTGTGAAG CTATTCAGTGCAATGAGCTGGTCTCCCCCACAAATGGTTATATGGACTGCGCACATCCACTTGGCAACTTCAGCTATACCTCTACTTGTACATTCTCATGTGATAAAGGGCACAGATTAATAGCTTCCAACAAACTAACATGTGGATCTGCCGGACAGTGGAATGACAATCAGCCGCACTGCGAAG CTGTGCGCTGCCCCTTACTGCAGGCTCCCCAGGAGGGCAACATGAGCTGCAGTGCAGACCCCTCTACAGAGCTGAGCTATGGCTCCATCTGCAGCTTCAGCTGTGCAGCTGGCTTCCAGCTGCATGGAGCCCCCAGCCTCACCTGCACAGAGTCTGCGCAGTGGAGCCAGGAGGCGCCACGTTGTGAAG ctATCGAGTGTCAGAGTCCAGAGATGGGCGCTCACATGGCGATGGAATGCACGCACTCTTTGGACAGTCTGAGGCTGGACTCCAGATGCACCTTCAGCTGCGATGAGGGTTTTATTCTCCAGGGAGCAGAGAGTGTGCAGTGCTCTGGAACAGGAGAGTGGAGCGCTGATATACCCACTTGTACAG CTAAGAAATGCCCATCGCTGGAGGAGCCCGTTGACGGCGGTATGATCTGCGCTTCTGATGAGTTCAGCTTCGGCTCCATCTGCAACTTCAGCTGCGCAGCCGGCTTCCAGCTGCACGGAGCCCCCAGCCTCACCTGCACAGAGTCTGCGCAGTGGAGCCAGGAGGCGCCACGTTGTGAAG ctATCGAGTGTCAGAGTCCAGAGATGGGCGCTCACATGGCGATGAAATGCACCGAATCTTTGGACAGTCTGAGGCTGGACTCCAGATGCACCTTCAGCTGCGATGAGGGTTTTATTCTCCAGGGAGCAGAGAGTGTGCAGTGCTCTGGAACAGGAGAGTGGAGCGCTGATATACCCACTTGTACAG CTAAGAAATGCCCATCGCTGGAGGAGCCCGTTGACGGCGGTATGATCTGCGCTTCTGATGAGTTCAGCTTCGGCTCCATCTGCAACTTCAGCTGCGCAGCCGGCTTCCAGCTGCACGGAGCCCCCAGCCTCACCTGCACAGAGTCTGCGCAGTGGAGCCAGGAGGCGCCACGTTGTGAAG ctATCGAGTGTCAGAGTCCAGAGATGGGCGCTCACATGGCGATGGAATGCACCGAATCTTTGGACAGTCTGAGGCTGGACTCCAGATGCACCTTCAGCTGCGATGAGGGTTTTATTCTCCAGGGAGCAGAGAGTGTGCAGTGCTCTGGGACAGGAGAGTGGAGCGCTGATATACCCACCTGTACAG CAGTGATATGCCCCTCAATAGAGAAGCCCATTGGTGGAAACATGGTCTGTTCCTACATCGCCAAAGAGTTCAGTTATGCCTACAGCTATGGCTCCAACTGTAACTTCACCTGCCATGAGGGCTTTGACCTCCAAGGATCTGAAACCCTGACCTGTAACATATATGGAAACTGGACTGGAGAAATACCCACATGTCAAG CCAGACCCGAGCCGTTTTTGAGCACCACGTCATTGGTTGTGGCAGCAGCGGGCGCTATGGGGTCCATTGCCCTGTCCATTCTCTTGTGGCTTGTGAAGCGATTTCAGCAGAGAG caaaacattttgaacTGAATAG CTCTATAGACGAAGACATTCCTCCTCAAGTGTACAAGAACAGCATTGACAGCCTTATTTAA
- the sele gene encoding E-selectin isoform X2, with the protein MEYTYGKQKSSVRMLNCLALITFLHFFSWKRVDGWSYHYSDTTMIWENARKWCKEHYTDMVAIQNQGEISHLNEYLPRQRYYYWIGIRKINNVWTWVGTQKTLTEEAKNWAVGEPNNGKNNEDCVEIYIKRDKDAGKWNDESCKKKKTALCYTASCQKDSCGHGECVETINSHECKCQEGFFGEKCEHVVTCEVIDNSRLGSCSHRFGNFSYDSACQFTCEDGYQLSDSRPLRCTASGKWSAEPPLCEAIQCNELVSPTNGYMDCAHPLGNFSYTSTCTFSCDKGHRLIASNKLTCGSAGQWNDNQPHCEAVRCPLLQAPQEGNMSCSADPSTELSYGSICSFSCAAGFQLHGAPSLTCTESAQWSQEAPRCEAIECQSPEMGAHMAMECTHSLDSLRLDSRCTFSCDEGFILQGAESVQCSGTGEWSADIPTCTAKKCPSLEEPVDGGMICASDEFSFGSICNFSCAAGFQLHGAPSLTCTESAQWSQEAPRCEAIECQSPEMGAHMAMKCTESLDSLRLDSRCTFSCDEGFILQGAESVQCSGTGEWSADIPTCTAKKCPSLEEPVDGGMICASDEFSFGSICNFSCAAGFQLHGAPSLTCTESAQWSQEAPRCEAIECQSPEMGAHMAMECTESLDSLRLDSRCTFSCDEGFILQGAESVQCSGTGEWSADIPTCTVICPSIEKPIGGNMVCSYIAKEFSYAYSYGSNCNFTCHEGFDLQGSETLTCNIYGNWTGEIPTCQARPEPFLSTTSLVVAAAGAMGSIALSILLWLVKRFQQRGKAKHFELNSSIDEDIPPQVYKNSIDSLI; encoded by the exons atg GAATATACCTATGGAAAACAGAAGAGCAGTGTCAGGATGTTGAATTGCTTGGCCCTCATCACCTTTCTTCATTTTT TCTCATGGAAAAGAGTAGATGGTTGGTCATATCATTACTCTGACACAACTATGATCTGGGAAAACGCAAGAAAGTGGTGCAAGGAGCACTACACAGACATGGTGGCCATTCAGAATCAGGGAGAAATTTCGCATCTCAATGAATATTTGCCAAGGCAAAGGTATTACTACTGGATTGGGATCCGTAAAATCAACAATGTGTGGACCTGGGTTGGAACTCAAAAAACACTAACGGAAGAAGCTAAAAATTGGGCTGTCGGAGAACCAAACAATGGGAAGAACAATGAGGACTGTGTGGAAATTTACATAAAGCGGGATAAAGATGCCGGGAAATGGAATGATGAATCctgcaagaaaaagaaaacggcTTTGTGCTACACAG CATCTTGTCAGAAGGACTCCTGTGGTCATGGAGAATGTGTTGAAACCATCAACAGTCATGAATGTAAATGCCAAGAAGGCTTCTTTGGAGAAAAATGTGAACATG ttgTTACCTGTGAGGTGATAGACAACTCCAGACTAGGGTCCTGTTCTCACCGTTTTGGGAATTTCtcctacgactctgcctgccagTTCACCTGTGAAGATGGATATCAGCTGAGTGACTCACGACCATTAAGGTGTACAGCATCTGGGAAATGGTCTGCAGAGCCACCTCTTTGTGAAG CTATTCAGTGCAATGAGCTGGTCTCCCCCACAAATGGTTATATGGACTGCGCACATCCACTTGGCAACTTCAGCTATACCTCTACTTGTACATTCTCATGTGATAAAGGGCACAGATTAATAGCTTCCAACAAACTAACATGTGGATCTGCCGGACAGTGGAATGACAATCAGCCGCACTGCGAAG CTGTGCGCTGCCCCTTACTGCAGGCTCCCCAGGAGGGCAACATGAGCTGCAGTGCAGACCCCTCTACAGAGCTGAGCTATGGCTCCATCTGCAGCTTCAGCTGTGCAGCTGGCTTCCAGCTGCATGGAGCCCCCAGCCTCACCTGCACAGAGTCTGCGCAGTGGAGCCAGGAGGCGCCACGTTGTGAAG ctATCGAGTGTCAGAGTCCAGAGATGGGCGCTCACATGGCGATGGAATGCACGCACTCTTTGGACAGTCTGAGGCTGGACTCCAGATGCACCTTCAGCTGCGATGAGGGTTTTATTCTCCAGGGAGCAGAGAGTGTGCAGTGCTCTGGAACAGGAGAGTGGAGCGCTGATATACCCACTTGTACAG CTAAGAAATGCCCATCGCTGGAGGAGCCCGTTGACGGCGGTATGATCTGCGCTTCTGATGAGTTCAGCTTCGGCTCCATCTGCAACTTCAGCTGCGCAGCCGGCTTCCAGCTGCACGGAGCCCCCAGCCTCACCTGCACAGAGTCTGCGCAGTGGAGCCAGGAGGCGCCACGTTGTGAAG ctATCGAGTGTCAGAGTCCAGAGATGGGCGCTCACATGGCGATGAAATGCACCGAATCTTTGGACAGTCTGAGGCTGGACTCCAGATGCACCTTCAGCTGCGATGAGGGTTTTATTCTCCAGGGAGCAGAGAGTGTGCAGTGCTCTGGAACAGGAGAGTGGAGCGCTGATATACCCACTTGTACAG CTAAGAAATGCCCATCGCTGGAGGAGCCCGTTGACGGCGGTATGATCTGCGCTTCTGATGAGTTCAGCTTCGGCTCCATCTGCAACTTCAGCTGCGCAGCCGGCTTCCAGCTGCACGGAGCCCCCAGCCTCACCTGCACAGAGTCTGCGCAGTGGAGCCAGGAGGCGCCACGTTGTGAAG ctATCGAGTGTCAGAGTCCAGAGATGGGCGCTCACATGGCGATGGAATGCACCGAATCTTTGGACAGTCTGAGGCTGGACTCCAGATGCACCTTCAGCTGCGATGAGGGTTTTATTCTCCAGGGAGCAGAGAGTGTGCAGTGCTCTGGGACAGGAGAGTGGAGCGCTGATATACCCACCTGTACAG TGATATGCCCCTCAATAGAGAAGCCCATTGGTGGAAACATGGTCTGTTCCTACATCGCCAAAGAGTTCAGTTATGCCTACAGCTATGGCTCCAACTGTAACTTCACCTGCCATGAGGGCTTTGACCTCCAAGGATCTGAAACCCTGACCTGTAACATATATGGAAACTGGACTGGAGAAATACCCACATGTCAAG CCAGACCCGAGCCGTTTTTGAGCACCACGTCATTGGTTGTGGCAGCAGCGGGCGCTATGGGGTCCATTGCCCTGTCCATTCTCTTGTGGCTTGTGAAGCGATTTCAGCAGAGAGGTAAAG caaaacattttgaacTGAATAG CTCTATAGACGAAGACATTCCTCCTCAAGTGTACAAGAACAGCATTGACAGCCTTATTTAA